In Bubalus bubalis isolate 160015118507 breed Murrah chromosome 3, NDDB_SH_1, whole genome shotgun sequence, a genomic segment contains:
- the PTAR1 gene encoding protein prenyltransferase alpha subunit repeat-containing protein 1 isoform X5, with amino-acid sequence MAETSEEVAVLVQRVVKDITNAFRRNPHIDEIGLIPCPEARYNRSPIVLVENKLGVESWCVKFLLPYVHNKLLLYRTRKQWLNKDELIDVTCTLLLLNPDFTTAWNVRKELILSGTLNPIKDLHLGKLALTKFPKSPETWIHRRWVLQQLIQETSLPSFMTKGNLGIIPAERTQQLIREEMEVCGEAAGRYPSNYNAWSHRIWVLQHLAKLDTKTACFLPSASLKW; translated from the exons ATGGCCGAGACGAGCGAAGAGGTGGCGGTGCTGGTGCAGCGGGTGGTGAAGGACATCACCAATGCCTTCAGGAGAAACCCGCACAT AGATGAAATTGGCCTGATCCCATGTCCTGAAGCTAGGTATAACCGGAGTCCCATAGTCCTGGTTGAAAACAAACTTGGTGTGGAGAGCTGGTGTGTCAAGTTCCTTTTACCGTATGTCCACAACAAGCTCCTTTTGTACAGAACAAGAAAGCAGTGGCTGAACAAAGATG AATTGATAGATGTCACATGCACCCTGCTACTTCTAAATCCAGACTTTACCACTGCGTGGAACGTAAG gaAAGAGCTGATCCTCTCAGGTACTTTAAATCCAATTAAGGACTTACATCTGGGAAAACTGGCCTTAACTAAGTTTCCGAAGAGTCCAGAAACATGGATTCACAG GCGATGGGTGCTACAACAGCTAATTCAGGAAACCTCCTTGCCTTCCTTTATGACCAAAGGAAACTTGGGAATAATTCCTGCAGAAAGGACACAGCAACTAATACGAGAAGAGATGGAGGTCTGTGGTGAAGCAGCAGGGAGATACCCAAGCAACTATAATGCCTGGTCTCATCGCATCTGGGTTTTACAGCACCTGGCTAAGCTAGACACCAAG